TTTGCTGCTGTGCCTTTTTTCACTGTTGCATAGAAATCTTTTGACAGGTTATATCTTTTTCCATTGATTGTTTGTTCTCCAGCCTTGAAAATTTTTTTGTACTCATAATCAGCATAAGCTTTCTCAATCAAGGCATTGCCAAATGGATGGCGGTAATATTCTCCGTCTTGGTCAGACCAATTCCCAACTCCCATGATAACACTAATCAAACGTTGTTCCCCTCGCTTAATCGTTGCGATGTAATTAAAAGCTCCTCGTGGACTTGACCCCGTCTTTAAACCTTCGACGCCTTCAATGCCATATTTGGCACCGGGAAGTGAGTAATTATAGGTTTCAAAGGTTTCTTCATACGGCGTTCCCTTTTTTACCGTTACGACTGGTTTATTGGTGTAATTTAAAATATTTGGATAATTCTTGACGAAATGGTACCCTAAAATGGCTAAATCGCGCGCCGTTGTCTGATTGGCTGCATTGTTATCATACCGTTGTGGAGTATACAAGCCTTTGAAAGAAACAGCTGCAGCTCCACTGGCATTGAACCATTTTGTATTGGTCATACCTAATTCTTTTGCCTTGGCATTCATCATGTCCAAAAATGTATCTGGATCATTGTTAGATAAATAATTGGCTAACATAACAGTTGTCGCATTTGAAGATGGAACAGCTGTCATCGTAATCAATTCAGAGACAGTATAATCTACTCCCGCCACAATTTTATTGTTGGAAATTTCGTAAATTTTGGCAATTGCTTCATCACGTGGTGTTGCTTTGATAACTGTATTTTCGCTCAACTTTCCTTGCTGAATTGCTTCAAAAACTAAATACAAGGTCATCAATTTGCTCATACTGGCAGGATCACGAACTTCATCAATATTGTCTTGCCAAAGGATATTTCCCGTATTAGCATCTACAATCAAGGATGATTTCGGACGATTGATTGGATTGACCTTCTCGTTTGGATACATTTTTTGTGCCATATCAACCAATTCATCTGCACGAGCAGCAGTTACTCCCACATACAACATAAAAAGACAAACAATAGCTAACAGCTTTTTCACTAGAATCCTCCTAAGTTCTCACTTATCTTCTAGTATAGCACACTTTATCCATAAGATAACGAACTTTTTTCAAAATGTCAAAAAACCTACCTAAAAATTAGATAGGAAATAGATTCTTATTTTTTCAAAATGCTTAAAGCTTCTTTATCTGCGATAATGACAACATCTTCATGTTTTTGAAGGACGCTTCCTGGTAGTTCTTCTGTAATCGGTCCTTCCACGGTTCCTGCAATCGCTTTTGCTTTTGAAGCACCATAAGCAAATAAAATAATGGATTTTGCATTGAGAATATTTTGAATGCCCATTGAGTAAGCTTGAGTTGGCACATCTTCTATCTGGTCAAAGAAACGAGCATTGGCTTCAATGGTTGATTTCTCCAAATCCACTACATGAACAGTACTATCAAAGCTCGTCCCTGGTTCATTAAACCCAATATGACCATTAGTGCCAATTCCTAAAATTTGCAAATCAACAGGATTCTCTGCCAGAACATGATTGTAGCGTTTGATTTCTGCTTCCGCATTTTCTGCAACACCATTTGGCAAGAAGCTTTCCTTAAATGGCTTTTTATCAAATAAATGCTCCTGCATGAAATAGCGATATGACTGAGGATTTTCTCCACTTAGCCCGATGTACTCGTCTAGATTCACACTGGTTAAGCCTGACAAATCAAGGTCACTTTCAACAATTTGCTCGTAAAAACTCAAAGGACTGCTACCTGTCGCTAATCCTAACGTTTTAGCTCCTTTCGCTAATTTTTCTTTTAATAATTCAAAGGCTACTCTACCACCGTCTACTTGATTTTCCACTTGAATAATTCTCATCGCTAAACTCCTTTTCCTTATTTAATTATATTATATGGTATAGACCAATTTTTGTCAAGAGAATTTGTCCCTTTTTAAAGAATCCGAGCTTGTTTGCACGAAAAATCGTGTTATAATAGAAGAATGTTAGTCTATTTATTCTGTTTATTTTTGTTAGGAGTTGCTTTTGTCATAACTGCACTTCTTCTCAAAACCAAGCGAATGTGGCATTATACCCTATTGATTTTAGGCATTTTACTCATGTGCCTGCCACTTGTTGCTTCTTGTTATTCATTATGGATTTTATTTACAGCTTAAGGAGAATGTATGAATACTGCTGATTTTGACTTTCATTTACCAGAAGAGTTAATCGCACAAACACCTTTAGAAAAGCGAGATGCTTCCCGCCTTTTAGTCGTCAATCACGAAACTGGTCAACTGGAAGATACTCACTTTGACGCTATTATCGACCAATTAAATCCCGGAGACGCTTTGGTTATGAATGATACGCGCGTCTTGCCAGCACGCCTTCATGGTGAAAAGCCTGAAACAGGCGGACATGTTGAATTACTACTGTTGAAAAACATCGCAGGAGATGATTGGGAAGTGCTAGCGAAACCAGCCAAGCGCTTAAAAGTCGGAGCAGCTATATCTTTTGGTGACGGGCGCTTAACAGCAACTGTCTTAGAAGAATTAGAACACGGTGGACGAATTGTACGTTTCCATTACCAAGGGATTTTCTTGGAAGTGCTTGAAAGTCTGGGCGAAATGCCCTTGCCGCCTTATATTCATGAAAAATTAAAAGACCGTGAACGCTATCAGACTGTTTATGCTAAAGAAAATGGCTCAGCGGCTGCTCCTACTGCCGGGCTTCATTTTACCAAAGAGCTGCTGACTCAGATTGAAGCTAAAGGTGTGAAATTAGTCTATCTGACGCTTCATGTTGGTCTAGGAACCTTCCGTCCTGTCTCTGTAGATAATGTGGACGAACATGAGATGCATTCAGAATTCTATACACTGTCTGAAGAAGCAGCTGACACGCTTCGACAGGTCAAAGCCAGCGGGAAACGTGTTATAGCGGTCGGAACAACTTCTATCCGTACACTAGAGACAATCGGTTCAAAATTTAATGGGGAAATCAAAGCAGACTCCGGTTGGACCAACATCTTTATTAAACCTGGCTACGATTGGAAAATCGTAGATGCTTTTTCTACCAATTTCCACCTTCCAAAGTCCACTCTCGTCATGCTCGTTTCAGCCTTTGCAGGTCGAGAATTAGTGCTCTCTGCTTATCAGCATGCCATTGATGAAAAATACCGCTTTTTCAGCTTTGGAGATGCTATGTTTATAAAATAATAGGTGAAATATGAATAAAATTGAAAGCCGTCATCGACTCATTCGCTCGCTTGTCCTAGAGAAAAAAATTCACACACAACAAGAATTACAAGATTTGCTTTCAGCAAATGGCGTTACAGTGACGCAATCCACACTTTCTCGAGACATTAAAGCTTTGAACTTAGTAAAAGTACACGAAGCAGATATTTCTTATTATATTATCAATAGCATGGCACCTTCACGCTGGGAAAAACGCCTGCGTCTCTATATGGAAGATGCCTTGATTATGTTGCGTCCTGTTCAACATCAAGTTGTCATGAAAACTCTTCCTGGATTGGCACAATCATTCGGCTCTATCTTAGATGCTCTAGAATTTTCCGAAATTGTCGCAACGGTCTGCGGTGATGATGTCTGCTTGATTATCTGCGAGGACAATCAAAAAGCACAAGACTGTTTTAACAAATTAAAACAATTTGCACCCCCGTTCTTCTTTAGTAAAGAATAACCTTTTTAAGTATGAAAAAGCTGAGAATGGACATTTTCGTCCACTCTCAGCTTTTTTCTTCTAACTATTTCCCAGCCAACCGATAAATCGTTTCAGCATAAATATCCATTGCCTTATACAGATCGTCAATCACAGTTCGTTCATTCGCTTGATGTTCTGTTTGCAAAGCACCAGGGAAAAGTGCGCCAAAGGCCACGCAATTTGGCATGGTGCGAGCAAATGTAGCACCACCAGAGGACACAGCAGGACTATTATCATTTGTTTTTTCTTTATAGACAGCCATTAACGTGCTGACCAATTCACTATCAAGCGGCACATATAATGGTGCAAGATAGTCAAATTCTTCATAACGCAATTGATATTCTTCAGCAAGTTGGCTTAATTCCTGTACTAATTTATCTTTGTCTGCAAGAACTGGAATCCGCATGTCAATCCGAATTTCAGACTTGTCCTGATCTAAGCTTAATCCAGAAACATTGAATGACAAAGTTCCTGAAGGCTCATCTGAAATTTCACCAAACAAGCGGCTGCCTGTAGCATCTTCCCTAACTGCTTCAGCGATAAATTGAATGGCAGAGTGTT
This Streptococcus anginosus DNA region includes the following protein-coding sequences:
- the queA gene encoding tRNA preQ1(34) S-adenosylmethionine ribosyltransferase-isomerase QueA — encoded protein: MNTADFDFHLPEELIAQTPLEKRDASRLLVVNHETGQLEDTHFDAIIDQLNPGDALVMNDTRVLPARLHGEKPETGGHVELLLLKNIAGDDWEVLAKPAKRLKVGAAISFGDGRLTATVLEELEHGGRIVRFHYQGIFLEVLESLGEMPLPPYIHEKLKDRERYQTVYAKENGSAAAPTAGLHFTKELLTQIEAKGVKLVYLTLHVGLGTFRPVSVDNVDEHEMHSEFYTLSEEAADTLRQVKASGKRVIAVGTTSIRTLETIGSKFNGEIKADSGWTNIFIKPGYDWKIVDAFSTNFHLPKSTLVMLVSAFAGRELVLSAYQHAIDEKYRFFSFGDAMFIK
- a CDS encoding glucosamine-6-phosphate deaminase, whose translation is MRIIQVENQVDGGRVAFELLKEKLAKGAKTLGLATGSSPLSFYEQIVESDLDLSGLTSVNLDEYIGLSGENPQSYRYFMQEHLFDKKPFKESFLPNGVAENAEAEIKRYNHVLAENPVDLQILGIGTNGHIGFNEPGTSFDSTVHVVDLEKSTIEANARFFDQIEDVPTQAYSMGIQNILNAKSIILFAYGASKAKAIAGTVEGPITEELPGSVLQKHEDVVIIADKEALSILKK
- a CDS encoding arginine repressor, giving the protein MNKIESRHRLIRSLVLEKKIHTQQELQDLLSANGVTVTQSTLSRDIKALNLVKVHEADISYYIINSMAPSRWEKRLRLYMEDALIMLRPVQHQVVMKTLPGLAQSFGSILDALEFSEIVATVCGDDVCLIICEDNQKAQDCFNKLKQFAPPFFFSKE
- a CDS encoding DUF1958 domain-containing protein — protein: MKKLLAIVCLFMLYVGVTAARADELVDMAQKMYPNEKVNPINRPKSSLIVDANTGNILWQDNIDEVRDPASMSKLMTLYLVFEAIQQGKLSENTVIKATPRDEAIAKIYEISNNKIVAGVDYTVSELITMTAVPSSNATTVMLANYLSNNDPDTFLDMMNAKAKELGMTNTKWFNASGAAAVSFKGLYTPQRYDNNAANQTTARDLAILGYHFVKNYPNILNYTNKPVVTVKKGTPYEETFETYNYSLPGAKYGIEGVEGLKTGSSPRGAFNYIATIKRGEQRLISVIMGVGNWSDQDGEYYRHPFGNALIEKAYADYEYKKIFKAGEQTINGKRYNLSKDFYATVKKGTAAKAVVENDVLKNDNGLEQLSSLISNGDNVTEVKNTAIKNSAAKSTVKTTTAKSSGKSLKQLFLDYHILIAVPLLILLLIVVFEATKRKQRRKQRTTNDTQLSRRQKR